The Spirulina subsalsa PCC 9445 region ACTGATTTTTCTGCATTGAGGATTAAGAGTTTTTGCCGACGACCATAGTATTCCAAGATGGGGATCGTCCGTTGATGGAATAAGCTAATCCGTTTATTGAGGATTTCTGGGCTATCGTCAGCGCGGGATCTGGCTAAAGAACGCTCTCGCATGGCTGTTTCATCGATTTTTAAATAAATCGCAGAATCGAGAAACTGTCCAAAGTCATCAAGGACAAAATCTAATTCTTCGGCTTGAAAAGCGGTGCGGGGATAACCTTCTAAAATCCAGCCTTTATGTTCTGTTCCTAAATCGGGCTGAAGGAAGCGCAGACGCATTAACTGAATCATTAATGGATCGGGAACTAATTCCCCTCGTTCCACATAGGGCTGGGCTTTCACCCCTAAAAAGGTTTGAGATGCGATCGCCTGTCGTAACACATCCCCCACCGAAATCCCTGCCAGTTGCAAGTGTTGACTCAAGTTGCGTAATTGAGTCCCCTTTCCCGATCCTGGGCCACCTAATAGAATTAATCTCATCGCCTTTTACTCCCTTCGTCGCTCAATCATCAGTAACCAATCCCGAGATATAGCCAGTCCCAATGAGACGTGAACTCTAGGGTTATTGTCCTATTTTGATGGCAGGCGAGCCTTTTTAGCACGACTCAGATAGGTTGGCTATAATTCCACTGTAAACGTTCACGAACCGTTCTTTTGCAAAGGTTTGATGAGGAATTGTGCAGGACAATCAAGTTTTGTGTGGGCTGTGGGGTGTGGGATAATTAGCTAAACCTGATTAACCCCCAATCCTCCGATTCTCCCATGATTCACACCCTACTGCGCCCCGTCTTGATCACCCTCCTAACCTTGTGTCTGTGGTTGAGTAACTTCGGCCTCCTTGTCCCCACATCAGCCGCTATGGCTGCCCAAATTGACTCCCAATTTGAAAGCAAAGTGCTAGAGGTCATCCGCCAAAACCCCGAAGTGATCATTGAATCCCTCCAAGTCTATCAAGCGCGGCAACAGGCTATTCAACAGCAACAACAGCAGGCGGTTTTAGACGGCATGAAAGCCAATCCTAGCGGAATTATTGGCTCATCACCGACCCGTGGGGCGGCGGAACAAGATGTCGTGATGGTGATGTTCTCTGACTTTCAATGTCCTTTTTGTGCAGAAGCTCATAAAACTCTAAAATCTTTTATCCGACAACATCAAGATCGGGTGACGTTTGTTTATAAACACCTCCCGCTTACCCAAATTCATGATCAAGCTTATCCGGCGGCTTTAGCGGCTTGGGCAGCCCATCAACAGGGGAAATTCTGGGACTATCATGATGCCCTGTTTGAACAACAAGATCAACTGGGAGAAGCGTTGTATATCAAGATAGCCCGTCGTTTGGGTTTAAATCTAGAACAGTTTAATGGCGATCGCAACAGTGAAGCCGCCGAACGTGCCATTGCAGAAGATGTCCAACTCGCCCAAAGTTTAGGACTACGCGGCACCCCCTTCTTTGCCATCAACGGAGAACCCATCCCCGGAGCCGTTTCCCTACAAGATTTTGAAGCTGTCCTAGCCCGAGTGCTAAATTGATCTAAATCTAGGAATCCGGCAAAAACAACCGATAGATATTCCCAAAACCCGGCGCTGTATGCCTATCAGCCTTGAGTAATTCACCCGGAATTCAAACGAGGTTTACTGTGAACATCAATTACATTCTCAGTCAATATATTGAGGAAGCAATGTCTCAAGCGACTTACGATAAACTCGAAGATGGTACGTTTGTCGCTCGTATTCCATCATGCAAAGGAGTGATCGCATTTGCCGCAACATTGCGGGAGTGTGATCAGCAATTGCGCTCCATCTTAGAAGACTGGATTTTAGTTGGGGTGAACTACCCCACCCTGCCTAGGCGCGAGGATGGAGCTTCCTGATTCAATGGGAAGTGCTTTCTATACCGAAATATAGCGAGTCTTATCTTCCCTCCCCAGGCAGAAGTCCTAGTTCCTAAGACCCAAATTTTCTCTTGCAACACAGCCCTTTTTAGCTTGGTTTTCGCTTTGGGAGTTAGTGGTCAAGTCCATCCCCTCCCTGCAAGCGAGGAAGGGGAATTCCGCAACATTTTTGTTAAAACTCGGCCACACTTTACCAATCATCAACAACATCGATCTAAATAGGGTCTGCTGAATAACACGCCTATGCTAGGCTCAACAAGGCAACAGGGAACTCTTAACAGGGAACAAATCACAGGACTATATTAAGTTGGGAGAACTGCCCACTCGCAAGCTAAAAAAAGATCATGAACAGAATTTCCGCGCTGGGTTTAGATGTTGGTAAACGGCGCATTGGTGTTGCTGGATGTGATGGACTGGGGTTAATTGCCACCGGACTAGAAACCATCGAACGGCGGAGTTTTACCGAAGATGTGGCGCGCTTTCAAGCCATTGTGCAAGAACGTCAAGTTCAGGTGTTAGTGGTGGGTTTGCCCTATAACAAAGAGGGAAACATCGGCTTTCAGGCCAAGCAAGTCCAAAAATATGCTCGGCGCTTAGGAGACGCTTTACAACTGCCCCTAGAGTTTGTGGATGAGCGTTTAACGTCCTATGAGGCAAAGGAAATGATGAAAGCCCAAAATCTCTCCCCCAGATATCACAAGGGCTTAGTAGACCGCAAAGCGGCGGCAATTATTCTCCAACAGTGGTTAGATTGTCGCCGCTAGTGGGGGGGTTTTCCCTCACGGCCGCCAAGGATACTGGCGAAAATCGGGGGGACGTTTTTCTAAAAAGGCCTGCTTGCCTTCGCTGCCTTCTTCGGTCATGTAATACAAAAGCGTGGCGTTGCCTGCTAACTCCTGTAATCCGGCCTGACCATCACAATCGGCATTAAAGGCGGCTTTGAGGCAACGAATGGCGATGGGGCTTTTCGTTAGGATTTCCTGCGCCCACTGGACTCCTTCTGCTTCCAGTTGCTCGACGGGGACAACAGTATTCACTAAGCCCATGTCTAGGGCTTGTTGGGCGTTGTACTGACGACAGAGAAACCAGATTTCTCGGGCTTTTTTCTGCCCCACAATGCGGGCTAAGTAGGACGCGCCAAATCCCCCGTCAAAACTGCCGACTTTGGGGCCGGTTTGCCCAAAAATGGCGTTATCGGCGGCAATGGTTAAATCACAGAGCAGGTGTAAAACATGACCCCCCCCAATGGCATAGCCTGCAACGAGGGCGATGACGACTTTCGGTAGGGAGCGAATTAAACGTTGTAGGTCAAGGACGTTTAGGCGGGGAACGCCTTGATCGTCAATATATCCGGCTTCTCCTCGGATGCTTTGATCTCCCCCGGAACAAAAGGCATATTTGCCATCGGTATGGGGGCCGGCTCCGGTCAATAAGACAACACCGATTTCGGGATCTTCACGGACATCACAAAACGCATCATAAAGCTCAAAAACCGTCTTGGGTCGGAACGCATTGCGTTTGTGGGGACGATTAATTGTAATTTTGGCGATGCCGTCGGTTTTGTGATACAAGATGTCGCTGTAATTTTTGGCAACTTGCCAGTCTATTTGCATCGATCGATCACTCAAGTTTTTTCGGGACAATGTTACTATACCAGTCCGATTTGAGTTATGGCTCAATGGACAAGGTTTTGGGCTATTGAACTGGGGGAAGAGAGGCCGGATCTGGCTGGGATGTGTATTTTTTTGTTTTTAAATATTAAGAAAAAATGAAGATTTGTCTAAAATAATTTAGGACTGGCTCAATTTTAGTCGCAGGATTAGCCAAGTGGCTAGAATTCTTGTTATAGTACTATGGGATCAATTAATTCTAGCTATTTTTGCAAACTCACACATTTTTAAAATAATCTTAATATTTTGCAAAAGTGGCGACTATCCTATTAGAAATCCGGGCAAAAACAGGGTGTATCCAGTTTTTGAACGGGGATAAACACGGCATTTTATAAACAAGTTTTGAGGTAGCGTTATGACGGGTGGTGTTATGACTCAGGTAGAAACAATCCGGTGTCCGAACTGTGGGAAGCCCGCAGAACGGCATTATTTGCTCAGACCGGATTTGGGGCAAGCTCAATTAGTGCAAACTCAATGTGGAGCTTGTGATTATTTATTGATCAGTTGTTCGGAAACGGGGCGGGTGTTAGAAGCCTATGCGCCGGGGATTGCTGCACATAATATCTAACTGTCTTTTGTCAAACTGAGGTCAAACAACGAAAACCCGTAGGCTGTGATGGCGTAACTTCGTGGAATTATCCGATAGTGACAGAAGAGAGCTAAGTCAACTGCCCCATCCCCTTGTGGATGGGGTTTTCCGGGTCATCTTGATAAATCCCCTGCTGTTGATTAACCTTTGCATCAAAATCCCGAGATTTGCCAGAGATTTAAGATAGAAGTCATGATCGGTAAGGGGGGCTAAGGTTACTATGGGAAGGCTCATCACGCTCAAACTGGATGGAAACCTAGAAGAACAGGGGTTTCGGGTCACGTTGGAGGTGGGGGAGGAACAACAGCGCCCTCAAGTGGAACGGGTGGGGTTTTTGCCGGGGGATTCTCAGTTAGCCCAATTAATTGACCAGCATTGGCTGGAAAAATATCGTCCTTTGGGGGCACCCTATGGGCGGAAATTGAAGGCTAAAACTATTGATTATGGGGGGTCAATTCAGGAGAAACGGGTAGCTTGTCAGGAGTCGGGGCAGAGTTTGCGCGATCGCCTCAATCAGTGGTTACAATCCCCCTCCTTTCTGCCGATCAGCCAAGAATTATTAGTGGCCTTCCGACAAGATCAACCCCTCCGTTTCCTCCTACGCACAGACGATCCGCACCTGCAAAAACTCCCCTGGCACCTCTGGCAGGTTTTAGCCCAATACTGCCCCACAGAACCCCTCTTTAGCCCCCTCAGTCTCACCTCCAGTCCACCGAGTCCCCCTCAACCCCGTTCTAAGCTGAAAATCCTCGTCATCTTAGGCCATCGGGAAGGGATTAATACCGACATCGACTATGACATTATCCAGAGTTTACCTAATGTAGATCCCCTGTTCTTAGTTGAACCCCGACGCAGTGCCATTAATGACCAACTCTGGGAACAGTCCTGGGATATTATCTTTTTTGCTGGACACAGTGAAACCGAGCGAGACACCGGAACCGGGAAAATTTATATTAACCCCCGTGAAAGTTTAACCATTGATGAGTTATGGTACGGCTTGAAAACTGCCGTTAATCAAGGGTTACAGTTAGCCATTTTTAACTCCTGTGATGGGTTAGGATTAGCCCGTCGTCTCAATGATCTATCTATCCCCCAAATGGTGGTCATGCGGGAGTTAGTACCGGATCAAGTCGCCCATGAATTCCTGAAATATTTCTTGGCCGCTTTTTCCGAGGGCAGACGCTTTGAACAAGCGGTACAAGTGGCCAGAGAGCGCCTACAGGGGTTAGAAAGCGAGTTTCCCTGTGCCAGTTGGTTGCCGATTGTCTATCAAAATCCCGGGGTAGATTCCCTAACGTGGGATAAACTCCTACGCACTCCCAGCGTCTCGAAACCCCCCCTTTGGAGATGGCAGTGGGTGGGGGTGAGTCTCCTTTGTACGGCCTTGGTGATGGGGGTGCGAGCTACTGGGGTATTGCAAGGATGGGAATGGGCGGCCTATGATCATCTATTGGTACAGCGCCCGGTGGAAGCGGGGGATTCCCGTTTATTGTTGGTGGGAGTGACGGAGGGGGATTTGAACCAATATGGGAATCCTTTACCGGATGATATTTTAAGCCAAGTTTTGAGTAAACTTAGCGCCCATCAACCGCGAGTGATGGGTTTAAATATTTACCGGGATCAACCTGTTGCTACTGGATACGAGGCACTGGTGACAGAGTTTAAACAACAGGATAACTTAATTACGAGTTGTGCTTTGGGGGATGAATACGGAAACGAGGCGATCGCACCCCCTCCCCACAGTCCTCCCAAACAAGTGGGGTACAATGACCTTGAATGGGATGGTAAACACAATGTAATCCGCCGGATTTTATTAGAGCGCAGCGCCCCCATCATCGCAGATTATTCCCCCTGTTCCAGTAACTTTTCCTTTGCGTTTCAAATCGTCCAAGAATACCTAACTCCACAAAACCTAGAGTTTTCCCTCAACTCCGAAAACCATTGGCAAGTAGGTAATCTTGTTTTACAACCGTTAGGTTCTCATAGCGGAGGATACCAAAATCATGACCCTCAAGGCTATCAATTGCTCATCAACTATCGAGCTACCCCCGAACTGGCTCAATCCATCTCAGTACAACAGCTTTTAGCAGGATCTTTTCAACCGGACTGGATCAGAGATCGTATTGTTTTAATTGGTGTCATTGCGTCTAGTAGTCGAGATGAAAATCAAACACCCTACGGCAATATGCGGAGTTTACATATACAAGCTCATCTTGTTAGTTCCCTCATTAGTGCAGTCCTAGATAAACGTCCTCTGTTGTGGGCTTTACCCTTCTGGGGGGATGTCATTTGGGTTGGATTTTGGTCAATTTTAGGCACAGGTTTAATGGTTTATAAAAAACATTACAAAATGTCTCAATTTGCTTATGGATTAACCCTCAGTTTAACCCTAGGGGTTATCTATGGTCTTTCTTGGGGAATCCTAGTAATAGGGGGAGGATGGTTGCCCTTGATTCCCGCTATTCTAGGTTATTTAACCAGTGGAATGATTATCGCCTTGCTTCCCTTCCCACAATTTGAAAAATAGGAAAAACTATCATGAAATTACTCAAACTTTCCCTAGTTTTGGTCTTACTGTCTTTTCTTTCGGACTCTGCTCTGAATGCCCAAATACTATACAGTCAAAACTCGTCTTCTTCTTCCTCATCTAATCGAGGAACCCCCCCAACAAGAAGAGGCCCTGGTGGTACTCGTCCCCCCGGTTCTCCCCTAGGAGACTGTCCCACTACCGAGCATGAAATTAGCGTAATTGCTCCACCCAACTTTCACGGAATTACTACAGTAGAACATCCGATTTTATGGGTTTATATTCCTTACACCCGCGACCAAATTCATGAGATTAACTTTCGCGTAGAAAATCGAGATCCTAATCCTCAAAATCGCAAAACAATTTACAGAAATACTATTACTTCTCTCGAACAATCTGGCATTATTGGCATTCCGTTATACCCTGAAACACCTTTTTTAAACAATCAAGTCTATGAGTGGGTTTTTGTCTTAAATTGTAGCGAAAAAAGACGCGGAATCCCCCATGATATCCGCTTAAATTCGTTGATAACAAAAATGCCAGTGACGGAGCCAAATACTGATTATTTTTCCTATGATATTGTCACCAACACAGTACAGGCAATTCTAGAGAATAACGGTACATTTGCCGATGATCCCACATGGCAAGCTCTGCTGAAAGAATTAGAATTAGAACACTTAATTGGAGAAAATGTCATCCTATTGTCCCCAGAATAACCCGTTATTCGTTCGTAGGTTGGGTGAAGCGTCAGCGCAACCCAACAATTAACTGTAGGTTAGGTAAAGCACCAGTGCAACCCAACAATTAACTGTAGGTTGGGTAAAGTATCAGCGCAACCCAACAATTGACAGTTTTTCTGTTTAACCCCAATTATGCTTTCTGACACACCCCACGGATAATTCAAACCACTTTAATCTTAATACCAGTTTCCCACTAAAATATAAGCAGCCCAATGAACAGGCGAATCATATTGCGCATGATTAATTAATTTTTGTTGGGCTAAATATAGAGCTTCGGCTTTAGTAATCTCAGGATTTTGTAACTGTCGATAAAATTCAGTCATTAACTCCCGAGTTGAAGCATCATTGACTTGCCACAAACTGGCTAAGGTTGTTTTTGCACCAGAACGCACGGCAATTCCCGCTAATCCCAGCGTCGCTCGATTGTCGCCAGTAGCGGTTTGACAGGCGCTCAGGGTGAGGATTTCTAACGGAGTGAGTCGCCGTTCAAAATTTGTTCTAATTAACGCTTGAAGGGTGTTTATTCTTAACAGTTCCTCATAGGTCATCACATAAGTATTTTCTAGGTTCGAGCTAAATTTTCCATGACTGGCAATATGAATGGCCGAAAACGATTCAGTCTCTAATACCTGTTGTAAAGCCTGCTTAGAAAATTCTGCGTTTAATAAGGTCTTAGCGGGAAAAATTGCCGCAATTTCTTCTAGTTCTTGCTCGACATTCTCCAAGACCCAAAATCGTTGATCTTCAATCCTTCTTTCCTCACTGACTCCTAACAACAAAACATTAAGCTTAGTTGTTGCAGCGCGCTGTAAGTCGAAAACATTAAGATTCGGTAAAATTGACAGACTATAAGGTTTTTGTCCTAAATACTCTTGGTGGTTAGTATCCCACAGTGCCGACATTGGTATATTTCTTAATGCCCCATCTAAAATGAAGACTAAATGTTTGAGATTGGGCTGTTTGTTTAATTCAGTTTCCCAAGGTCTAATTAGGGTTTCATAAAGATTAGTGCCTAAATCTATGATATCACTTACAGCCTCGTTTTTAATAAATAAATCTTGAAAATATAATGCTTTATCCTCAATCTCCTCTCGACTTTTATCAACCCAATAGGCTTTAAAGGGTTGCTGGGGAAACTTGACAATAATCACCATTTTATGCTTAAATAAAATGGGGTAGATTAGAGCCGTTTGGTCATCTAGATGATTCAAATTTTGTGTAATGGGAACTAGGGGCAAAATTCGGCATCTGAGAAAATTCTCTAATTCCACTAATTGCAATTGATCAATGGTTTCGAGGGCTTCTTTGATGTTTTCCTCCCCCGGATTGTCCTCCAGCAAAAGTTCTGCTAATCGGCGATAAATTGGCTCAATATTATCCCGAAAATCAAACTGAATATTAGGGTCAACGGGTAATAAAGTAGAACGGACTTGATCCAGTGTTTTCAGGGCGATTTTGTAGAGGGCGATCGCACGTTCGGGATGATCCTGTCGTTCCGCTAACCGCCCCAGTTGCCATTCCCAGCGATACCGCAAGTCGAGCGCCTGCCGATCTTCAGCAATCCTTAAAGCCTGTTGGGTCAAACGTTCCGCCTCACTATACTGTTGATTCCGTTCGTACAATTCCCCCAACTGTCCCAGCGCCGCCGACTCCAGCCGCAAATCCCCTAACTCCCGCGCCCTTTGTACCCCTTGCGCCAATTGCTGACCAATGATGACCCCTGTAGGAGTAGACTGGACAGGGGGAATAGCCCGACATCCTGGCACCCCCGACACCCGGTTTAACTCCTCCTGTAAACAGATTAAACTCTGGGCAAAATTTAACTGGGTTTCTAGACTGAAATGATTCGGGGGGAGTTGTGCCAATAAAGGAGCGAGGGAGGCTTGAATTTGTGCCGCTTCTGTCCACTGTTCGGCTGCAATTTGTAGACTTAACTGATTGAGTTGAGCTTGCACTTGTTCGAGGGGAGTTGTTGCCCGTTGAAACGCCTCCTGATAGGCATTGAGAGCCGATTCAACCTCCGCCTTTTCTTCCAAGGCGATCGCACGTTCCCACAAAACCCGTCTTGTATTCCCCAACTCCAACCAATTCCCGCTACTTCTCCCTTGTTCTAAAATCGCTTCAGACTGCCCCAACTCCCCCACCTGTCGCCACACCCGCCCCAAACTTTGCCGCCCCTGCTCCTTTAAATCCCCCTCCGGTAAGCCATCTAACACCCCCTCCACCCGCTTTAAAACCGCTTTCGCTTCCAAGGGAAACCCCAAAAACAGCAACCCTTGAGATTGATTGATTAAACTGCCTATCACCCCCTCCGAGTCTTCCACCCTTTCATAGGCCACCGTCGCCCTTTGCCACGCTCCTAGGGCTTGCTGAGGCCATCCGGTGAGCCAATAGAAGCGCCCCTGAGTATTGAACAACTTCGCCTCAACTGCCAGATTTTCTACAGTTTGTCCCTCCCCCGGCAAACGGCGAAACCCCTCCCTCAGTGCCTCTTCCGCCTCCTGCCACTGTCCCAACTCCTGATAGCCTAAAGACAGGTAATGATAAATCAGCGCTTGAGTGTTGCGAGTCTCTTGGGGGAGAGCTTGCCGCCATAATGTAATCGCCTCTGCTGGGTTTTGGGGATAGGCGATTAATCCCTGTTCAATCAGGGCAAAACTCCCCCCTTGAGCCATAGTGAGAGAGGGAGTCAGGCAACAGAGACAGAGAGAAAGAAGCGCCACAACGAAAAACCGAAAATTCAATTCTTACTCCTATTTTTTGCGAGTTCTTCAACAAGCCCCACCTAACTATATCTGAGCTTGCCGAGTCTGGTTCTCTGGGGAGGCAATCAGCGAAGAACCTGAGAACCGAGAATCCGCCGCTACATCCTACAAGCCCTTA contains the following coding sequences:
- the ruvX gene encoding Holliday junction resolvase RuvX — translated: MNRISALGLDVGKRRIGVAGCDGLGLIATGLETIERRSFTEDVARFQAIVQERQVQVLVVGLPYNKEGNIGFQAKQVQKYARRLGDALQLPLEFVDERLTSYEAKEMMKAQNLSPRYHKGLVDRKAAAIILQQWLDCRR
- a CDS encoding DsbA family protein, encoding MIHTLLRPVLITLLTLCLWLSNFGLLVPTSAAMAAQIDSQFESKVLEVIRQNPEVIIESLQVYQARQQAIQQQQQQAVLDGMKANPSGIIGSSPTRGAAEQDVVMVMFSDFQCPFCAEAHKTLKSFIRQHQDRVTFVYKHLPLTQIHDQAYPAALAAWAAHQQGKFWDYHDALFEQQDQLGEALYIKIARRLGLNLEQFNGDRNSEAAERAIAEDVQLAQSLGLRGTPFFAINGEPIPGAVSLQDFEAVLARVLN
- a CDS encoding adenylate kinase family protein — its product is MRLILLGGPGSGKGTQLRNLSQHLQLAGISVGDVLRQAIASQTFLGVKAQPYVERGELVPDPLMIQLMRLRFLQPDLGTEHKGWILEGYPRTAFQAEELDFVLDDFGQFLDSAIYLKIDETAMRERSLARSRADDSPEILNKRISLFHQRTIPILEYYGRRQKLLILNAEKSVEEVTQEILQKLELLTKG
- a CDS encoding type II toxin-antitoxin system HicB family antitoxin → MNINYILSQYIEEAMSQATYDKLEDGTFVARIPSCKGVIAFAATLRECDQQLRSILEDWILVGVNYPTLPRREDGAS
- a CDS encoding CHASE2 domain-containing protein, with product MGRLITLKLDGNLEEQGFRVTLEVGEEQQRPQVERVGFLPGDSQLAQLIDQHWLEKYRPLGAPYGRKLKAKTIDYGGSIQEKRVACQESGQSLRDRLNQWLQSPSFLPISQELLVAFRQDQPLRFLLRTDDPHLQKLPWHLWQVLAQYCPTEPLFSPLSLTSSPPSPPQPRSKLKILVILGHREGINTDIDYDIIQSLPNVDPLFLVEPRRSAINDQLWEQSWDIIFFAGHSETERDTGTGKIYINPRESLTIDELWYGLKTAVNQGLQLAIFNSCDGLGLARRLNDLSIPQMVVMRELVPDQVAHEFLKYFLAAFSEGRRFEQAVQVARERLQGLESEFPCASWLPIVYQNPGVDSLTWDKLLRTPSVSKPPLWRWQWVGVSLLCTALVMGVRATGVLQGWEWAAYDHLLVQRPVEAGDSRLLLVGVTEGDLNQYGNPLPDDILSQVLSKLSAHQPRVMGLNIYRDQPVATGYEALVTEFKQQDNLITSCALGDEYGNEAIAPPPHSPPKQVGYNDLEWDGKHNVIRRILLERSAPIIADYSPCSSNFSFAFQIVQEYLTPQNLEFSLNSENHWQVGNLVLQPLGSHSGGYQNHDPQGYQLLINYRATPELAQSISVQQLLAGSFQPDWIRDRIVLIGVIASSSRDENQTPYGNMRSLHIQAHLVSSLISAVLDKRPLLWALPFWGDVIWVGFWSILGTGLMVYKKHYKMSQFAYGLTLSLTLGVIYGLSWGILVIGGGWLPLIPAILGYLTSGMIIALLPFPQFEK
- the menB gene encoding 1,4-dihydroxy-2-naphthoyl-CoA synthase, with amino-acid sequence MQIDWQVAKNYSDILYHKTDGIAKITINRPHKRNAFRPKTVFELYDAFCDVREDPEIGVVLLTGAGPHTDGKYAFCSGGDQSIRGEAGYIDDQGVPRLNVLDLQRLIRSLPKVVIALVAGYAIGGGHVLHLLCDLTIAADNAIFGQTGPKVGSFDGGFGASYLARIVGQKKAREIWFLCRQYNAQQALDMGLVNTVVPVEQLEAEGVQWAQEILTKSPIAIRCLKAAFNADCDGQAGLQELAGNATLLYYMTEEGSEGKQAFLEKRPPDFRQYPWRP
- a CDS encoding DUF928 domain-containing protein, which codes for MKLLKLSLVLVLLSFLSDSALNAQILYSQNSSSSSSSNRGTPPTRRGPGGTRPPGSPLGDCPTTEHEISVIAPPNFHGITTVEHPILWVYIPYTRDQIHEINFRVENRDPNPQNRKTIYRNTITSLEQSGIIGIPLYPETPFLNNQVYEWVFVLNCSEKRRGIPHDIRLNSLITKMPVTEPNTDYFSYDIVTNTVQAILENNGTFADDPTWQALLKELELEHLIGENVILLSPE
- a CDS encoding CHAT domain-containing protein, which gives rise to MALLSLCLCCLTPSLTMAQGGSFALIEQGLIAYPQNPAEAITLWRQALPQETRNTQALIYHYLSLGYQELGQWQEAEEALREGFRRLPGEGQTVENLAVEAKLFNTQGRFYWLTGWPQQALGAWQRATVAYERVEDSEGVIGSLINQSQGLLFLGFPLEAKAVLKRVEGVLDGLPEGDLKEQGRQSLGRVWRQVGELGQSEAILEQGRSSGNWLELGNTRRVLWERAIALEEKAEVESALNAYQEAFQRATTPLEQVQAQLNQLSLQIAAEQWTEAAQIQASLAPLLAQLPPNHFSLETQLNFAQSLICLQEELNRVSGVPGCRAIPPVQSTPTGVIIGQQLAQGVQRARELGDLRLESAALGQLGELYERNQQYSEAERLTQQALRIAEDRQALDLRYRWEWQLGRLAERQDHPERAIALYKIALKTLDQVRSTLLPVDPNIQFDFRDNIEPIYRRLAELLLEDNPGEENIKEALETIDQLQLVELENFLRCRILPLVPITQNLNHLDDQTALIYPILFKHKMVIIVKFPQQPFKAYWVDKSREEIEDKALYFQDLFIKNEAVSDIIDLGTNLYETLIRPWETELNKQPNLKHLVFILDGALRNIPMSALWDTNHQEYLGQKPYSLSILPNLNVFDLQRAATTKLNVLLLGVSEERRIEDQRFWVLENVEQELEEIAAIFPAKTLLNAEFSKQALQQVLETESFSAIHIASHGKFSSNLENTYVMTYEELLRINTLQALIRTNFERRLTPLEILTLSACQTATGDNRATLGLAGIAVRSGAKTTLASLWQVNDASTRELMTEFYRQLQNPEITKAEALYLAQQKLINHAQYDSPVHWAAYILVGNWY